Below is a window of Herminiimonas arsenicoxydans DNA.
CCGCCAATACAGCGACGATAGTACAAACAGCGAGGCGAGCAGCAGATAGACCAGACATGCTTCCCAGAACTGCTGCCTGTCCGACCACAGCTTCGCTTCACTCAAGCTGAAATAGACGAGCAAGACCGCCACGATCAAGGTGCGCGTAAATGCGAAGGTCTGCAGCGTGCGCCAGAAGGTCGCCCGGGCGTCGTCAAAAACCGGTGTGGCCTGCTTCATGTATTAATGTGCCGCATGCTGGCGGCGATGCTCCGCACTGCAAAATGCGGTATGGGAAGCATCGAATACGGCTTCGGAAGCCGGGAAGTAAGTCTTGCAATACGCGCAACTCAACATGACTTCTGCTGCGTCGTCTGCCGGGCGTGGCGGCGCAGCATTATCAGCCTTGGCCGACGATTTTTTACTGCGGAGTATCCAGATGACCGCAAGAATGATGGCTGCCCACAACAACAATTTCATGCAACACTCCGATGCAGCACCACTTCCAGCACAAAACGGCTACCTACATAAGCCAGCAGCAAGGTGGTAAAACCGGTAAGGGTAAAACTGAGCGCCGTCTTGCCGCGCCAGCCACGCCACTTGCGCCCGGCCAGCAAAATCCCGAACAACAGCCAGGACAGCATCGTGAAAATCGTCTTGTGCTCCCACTTGAAAGCCTTGCCGAATAATTCTTCGGAAAACACCACGCCGGACAATACGGTCA
It encodes the following:
- a CDS encoding conserved hypothetical protein; putative exported protein (Evidence 4 : Homologs of previously reported genes of unknown function) codes for the protein MKLLLWAAIILAVIWILRSKKSSAKADNAAPPRPADDAAEVMLSCAYCKTYFPASEAVFDASHTAFCSAEHRRQHAAH